The Coffea arabica cultivar ET-39 chromosome 6e, Coffea Arabica ET-39 HiFi, whole genome shotgun sequence genome contains the following window.
ccttctcaaatttatatagatatagatatagatatatattaaagaaaaaaaatgataatgaTACTAGTTGAGAACTTTAAGATAATGTCGTACGATCAATAGAATCCTGCATGGCAACAAGGTCCAGTAAGGTTTCTAGATTCTATTTACAACAATTGTGAGAGAGTCCAACTTTAGAAAATTCGGTGGATTATTACTAAAAAAATTATCTTTGATTGGGCCGGGTCGGGTCGGACGACCAACCCCATTAAAAATTTGTTAGATACAAGACAACCAGGAAACGTCACCGTGGACCGAGAAGAGCGTCGGGAATGGCAAGACGGCTTTAGACAATACTATAAGACATTCGGACGCTTTCAAGTCCTTAGAAGTTAGTAGTAGTAATCATGAATTTAAATCTACAATATACTACATACTATTCTCCAATAAATACCTGAGGCCGCTGATGCAACTTGTCTCATAGTAGAATATTAAAGTTGCAGAAATTAGCGAAGGTAAATCCCAAACGCAAATCAAGTTTCTCCAAAGCAGTATTTTGTAATAAACAGACACCCCTTCTTATGTAATTCCCCATCCGATTATCCTCAGCTTACAAAAATTTGGCTTCAAACGGCttaaattacatattacaaTCAAAGCCTATATATTACACAAAACTAAGATGGAGAGGACGCCCCTTCTATCATTGCAACCAAGTAATGCATTTCAGCCATTGGTAATGGATTTGAAGTGAAACTCGTCGATTGTTGAGTAAATAAACCCTTCACATTCAAGCCATTCAATAGCTTTTCTGTCGAGGTGAAGAAATATCACGAGCagagaaaaacaaaatgttATCAACATGTTTAGGTCACTGGATGACTGTCACAatacacacacacgcacacagagagagagagagatatataCAGGATTCTTTCCAAAGGCACATTCAGTCGCTGGGCAAGTTCATCGCGCGATGCCCCCTTCACACTTTCACTGAGACATTAGAGATCTTGAGTTACAAGAAGTCAACTCCAAAGCAAAACACAgacagaaggaaaaaaaaaaaaatcaatcttgGAGCCAAAAGTTGGTTTCTGAAAGAAAACACATATAATATACCCTACTCGCCCAAGAAGCATACAATCTAATATcatagtactttttttttcaatgactTAGTTAAGATTTTATTATCACTCACGTACCCTAAACAATGACTTTGCCAAAAGCAGATCGACATTGCAATTCTAATCATTTCTAAAGTTCAGCACGCATGAAATAATTTGAATTTCTATGGCCTTAATTAGGCATCAAATCAGAAGTTCACATCTTCTACATAACTACTTTTTCCTAATGAAAAAATATATCTCTTTCACTTTTTATGTGGTTAGGTACCATAAACTCAGGCAAGTCTACAATAGCAATTACTTTGATAACACCAATAGCAACCTAGACATTTGAGTAAACTTTGCCCTTCTTTATCCATGCCTACTCAAAATTGCAATAACATGATTCAATGCAAGCTTTTTGTGTGTTGTTTTTTGTGGTGGGGGAGAGAGAGACATTCTATTCTACTAGGATCAGCATTTAAATATCTCTTACAGCAATGCTGGCTGCTGCAAATAGtccaaaatcaatttctcaactCCCTCCAATCTATCAACAGTGTATTGCCCAGAGAACTGCAAACCAAAAGATCATTTGGGCAGTAAATACATATATCAAAGAACCAAATAACAATACTCTGACATAAACTAGCTTACCTGATTTGATAGGGAAGGCTGGTAACCCTTCACAGGAGTGTTGAAACCTGAGTTTGGCACATTAACTGAAGTACTGGTATTTTCTTGCAACTTCTAtaggaagaaaatgaaaaagatcaaTTGAAGGAACCATCAGAAACAAAAGAATGTTTCATAATCATGCCTAATGGCATGTGAGATATGCAAACATTTGAAGCCTATCTCATAAAAAGTTGGATTAATACCCGTAACCTGGTATTGTAGCAGTGCACGTATATACAATCAGCAAAGTGGTTTGCAATCTCATTATACTCGGTGACAGGCCTGAAGTTACAAAAAAGGAAAGCTAATCTTCCAATTCAGAAactgaaaaaaatgaaacttgGAAGGAATAGAGTGAACAACTACAATTCATTTGCGCACTTGCCATGCTATAACATGCTCCTACTGAATCTTCACCCAGGCATATTAATCAATAAAGGGTAAACAAACATTTGTATACGTGCAATAAAAGTGTCTTATATATCCCTACCATATGGCCTAAAAATTTTACCCTTTCACCACCTCACACTCCATGCTAAAGTGAAACTGTTAATaattagaaataaaaattaaaaagtgacTCCTTAGAATCCTCACTGCTATTAGTACAATCTTATAATTGAGTTTAACGAGTTATTAGTTCTCAAAAGGTAGCCTATGAGATTGGAAATGAGTAAATTCAAAATGATgcatttcatgattttttttttttcaaaacagtGATACCATTCCAACTGGATGATTCTGGTACTAGGTAAGTGGGGTTTTCCCCACAACAAATATTACGCGGGCAAAACAAGACACACTGAAAAACTCTGTTAATTCTGCCATATTGCGTCCGCCACATACTCTAATATCATGGGGCAAAGGTCCATATTTGGACCATAATGTATTAGGTAAAGAACCCTAAATCACAAGGGGACAAAAGCGAGTTTATCCATCAGTAGATGAATGGATATGTAGCTGCTCAGGTCCCCAAAATACTATAAAACAATTGGCCATTCCCCTAGATACGTGTGGTGCTGGTAGGATTACACCACTTGGTTTTCAAAGTCTAATCTTACTGTTACATATTTAAATGCACCGTTGACAATCCATATGCTATTACATGATATCTCAGCATTAAAAACAACAAAGTAGCCTAAGTACATCCTGCAAACATGCCATGTCCTAAAAGGCTACACCTTCCTTTGATCTCAAGCTTGCTTAGATTCTACCGACGAAGCAGTATACTCTCTCGATCATATACTTATATAGCATGCATATGGTTACTAATGAAACGGAAACCTAACTTTTCTATTGCAACTACCTCCTGCAAAATTTAATCTCAAGTATCAGTGATCTAAGACAGCAGCCAGCTGAATTTCATTTTCCATTGTTGTTCTGTTACAGGAGTTACTACTACTATTGTTTGCCTGCAgattactgaagttgttttgatAGGGGATCCGGCTAGCATAATAATTTGCACTATGACTTTAAAATGGATAAAGGGCGTATTGATGTTAATAACTGATATAAGaatcaaattcagaaatttaaactttaaaaaatagTCAACCATGCTCTTGAGGATAGAAGTTTCCCCGAAGACTTAAATATCAAGTTGTCATCTCCTGTATTTATAAACATGCTCCCAGAGCATttgaaatttttcacaaaatcaGCTCAAATCAGGGCGTGCATATCTGCTTAATGGAAGATTTTTCTTTGATACTGAACTCCAAATCACTAATAATTGAAGCAAAAGCCAAAGTCAACCGATGCAAAAATTTTAACGTAGCCATAGTTTTGTTATTTTCCATTTCAAATTAAACAATGTATCACCAAAAAGAATAATCTCTTCCTAACGGAAGAACCCTTTTCAATCACTGTAGCTCTCAACCATTAGTACCATTAACTCCTCTTGAGATAATACTAAGCCAATCAAGGGATTCAGTAGGCCAAATCAAATTAAACTAGCTATTTATTCAGCGCTAGCTGGTATTCTTATGATTAAGTTACAAAAGTTCTGTGCTTAAGAGGTACGTTGTCAAAGAGAACAACTAGAAGTAGAAGTTTGATACATACTATCAAACTCAACAACTGGATTAGATGCATACCTGACAGAGTAGACCATCATTTGCTTTTTACCCTGAAAGCCTTTCAGGTGACCATGAATAACAACATACATGCCATCCCTAATAACATAATTTAAACCAAATTTTAACAAGGCA
Protein-coding sequences here:
- the LOC140009378 gene encoding replication protein A 32 kDa subunit B-like gives rise to the protein MYGGHSQFDGNAAFAGGGFMPSQATQTTADASYSPAKNRDTQTLIPLTVKQISEAFHSSDDKMNLLVDGVEVNNVKMVGLLKNKTERVTDIQFVVDDGTGCIDCFRWVNEAVDSKEMERVLDGMYVVIHGHLKGFQGKKQMMVYSVRPVTEYNEIANHFADCIYVHCYNTRLRKLQENTSTSVNVPNSGFNTPVKGYQPSLSNQFSGQYTVDRLEGVEKLILDYLQQPALLESVKGASRDELAQRLNVPLERILKAIEWLECEGFIYSTIDEFHFKSITNG